ATGTTTTTAGAGAATATGTGAATAGGCCTGTTAGGAAAAGTCACCAGGCCAACCCTGGAGAAGAATGAAGGGATTCTCAAGGAGCTTggtgactcttatggaagaataggaggaaggattgcagtcCATAAGGCAATAGGAATTTCATAGGAAGATtaatagaatcaactaacctggaccctgtgGGCTCTCAGAGTATGAAAcaataaccaaaacaaacaaacaaacaaacaaacaaacagggctggGATGGGCCTAGCCTtctctacacatatgtagcatatgtaGAGCTTGGACTCCATGTGGGTCTAATCAACAGGAACATGAACTATCCCAACAGATCTTGCCTGTATGTAGGATGTGCTTTTCTAGCTGGGCTTTATTGACTCTCCTCTGTGGGAGAGGAAAAGTCTAGCTTCACTGAGATTTGAAAGGCCAGGGTGGAGGATACCCCAGGGTCACCACCTGCTCAGAAGAGAATGGGAGGAGGTGTAGGGGAAGGATTGTAAGAAGTTGGGTCAAAGAGGGGTCAATGCGCATGATATAATctgaataattaaaagaaaaataaattaaatttaaaaaaaatagagaaacacaTATATCCAAATAAGGTTTTATGTGATAAGAATAATGTGAGTATTGTCTTTATAATgcttaaaatgaaagaataaaaatccTAACTCTGAACTCTTGATGGAAATAGATATCAGAATGCTTATATAAGTTGCTAAAGttgtttaaggaaaaaaattaatggacttttgagttgttttcttgtttgtttgttgtttctctgTTCAACATGGATGTGGACACCTGTGTTTGATAATTGGAGGCTTtttcatataagtatatattcCCCAAAGTCTTCTTAAGTACTGTTAAACAATATGCAAACACTATCTTCTGCAATCTCCATCAAGGTTAGGCTAAAAGCCAATGTGAGTTCATTATGCTCTAGAGACACCTACTCATGTGTATTTTGACCCCTGAGATACATGTATAGCTCCTGGTTATATTATTATATTGGCAATATTATAAGACAAAAATCCATTTCTCAGGAGAGCTCTAGCTgtggaggaggagaacaagacGCTTTCCTAGTTATGTATGCTAGGTCAGTGCTCTCGATATGAAATATCTCACAGCCTTCCTTTTTActcctatttttcttttcctaggaCAACAGTAagtattaaaaatacataaatataggtAGGCAGAACTGTAAGTGGATATAACATACGATGTTAtgtttgttttggttcatagGTGCAAACAAAAAAGAGTGAAGCTAATATCTAAAAGTTAAGAATCAGGGCCAGAGAGCCATTATTATTTATAATCTTCTCACTCGTGTCCCATAGCTCTTCTTACAACAATGATGTATTAGAACAGCCAGAATTCCACTCTAAAGACTTTTGATCCTGGTGTGATGGTTTAATTCTAGAGGGAGACCATGTTCTAATTTtctaatgtttaaaatattctacAGGATCAGAGAACCTCATCTCACTTTTAATTTCAGAAAGTTGTAGAACTTTCCATATCTATTTAACTATATCATTTACTAGGTTCCTTTTCCTGAGAGTATCAACTTTTAGACAGAAATATTATGAGCTGCCATTCAGAAGACACCAGGAAAAGCTAAGCAAACATTGGAAAGGTAATGGCTATGACTTACATGATTTTGCACAGTTACCACCCTACTTACTTGCAAAAGATTACACATTCATTGCAATATAACTACAGGTATATCCCATGAAGAGAAAGGATGATTTGCCTATTGTTTATTTAAATGAATAAGGTTATATTATCTCATGCCTTGAATATAAGAGGTTATTAACGTGGAGAAATAAGTATGCCTAAGATTTTCAAATTGGAAGTAGCTCTCTATTAAGGAGCCTCATATGAAATTATAGTTGCATTTTCAGGTGTCACATGATCCACCACAGTAATGGCACAACAAGATGCACCTTGTAATATACTATATTTGAGGTTACACATTGTGTAGAAAGAGCAAAAATAGCTATACTTTAGTGTTTACACAAATATAGCAAACTTGTGTTGCAGTAATAGAAAATAGGagcacatgtaaaataaaataaagcctatTAGATGtaatgaaagcatttaaaaataatctaacaTTTCAAAAATTATGACCTTAGTTTGTCAAACAAATGATAACTGTGATATATTTAAACTTTATAATGAACATGTTTCATACATCaggaagttatcatttagttcaaagttaaaaagaaaaaattaatgaaagatcTTAGCAAATTAGATATAAAACTGAGTACTCATGCTGTGGCACCTAAAATTACTGCATTGGCACAACTAGTGTGTTAAACCTAATGGAAGTATTAGAGATGGGAAACACAATAGATAGGGTTTGTTAAGAACAAAAGGCAAAGAATAATTGCATGTACCTATATTACACTTGTTTCAAAGATGCTGAGGCTCATCTCAGAAAATACACTTGTAAGAtttttgaaatagaaacaaatcaGTCCTTTGTGTGTTACTAAAAAGAACTATTttcatttaccaaaaaaaaaaaaaaactgaaataagacCTATATCTATAATAGAGATACATATTGGCACCAATAAAGTAACAGTTTCAATTTGACTCACTACCAGGTAAATAACTCCCTTTAGGTCATTTCCACCCAGAATTAAGTTTAGATCATTTCACACCAGAAAGGATGCTGACACACGAATACGAGAATGTGAACGTACTTAAAATCACTTGCTGATGTCCAAatactatatattttttattttatcctaGGAGTCTGTTATAATTTCCATATAAAAATGATTCAGAATATTTCAGAATTGTCTGAATTTATTCTTGTTGGGTTAACAGATGCACCATTCCTGCAAATTCCTTTATTTATCATCTTTACTCTCATTTATTTGACAACATTGTTTGGGAATCTTGGGATGATTTTGCTGATTCTGCTGGACTCCAGACTCCACACtcccatgtactttttcctcaGTAACCTCTCTCTGGTGGACTGTGTTTATGCCTCAGCTGTCACTCCCAAGGTGATGGAAGGGTTTCTCACAGGAAATAAGATCATATCCTACAATGCATGTGCTGCCCAGATGTTCTTCTTTGCAGCCTTTGCTACTGTTGAAAGTTTCATGCTGGCCTCAATGGCCTATGACCGTCATGCAGCAGTGTGCAAACCCTTGCATTACTCCACTACTATGACAACTACGATATGTGTCCTGCTTCTTGCTGGATCTTATGTCAGTGGACTCTTACAATCTTCCATTCATGTTTCCTTCACATTTCAACTCTCCTTCTGCCATTCTAATGTAGTCAATCACTTTTTCTGTGATATCCCACCACTATTAGCCCTTTCTTGCTCCAGTATTCACACAAATGAAATTATACTCTTTATGTTGGCAGCATTCAATGTTGCTTTTACTCTATTAGTTATATTGTCCTCTTACTTACTAATTTTTGTTGCAATTCTGAGAATGCGCTCTGCTGAGAGCAGGAAGAAGGCCATTTCCACCTGTGCATCCCACCTTACCACTGTTTCCATCTTCTATGGCACAATTATCTTCATGTACTTACAGCCCAGCTCCAATCACTCCATGGATACTGACAAGATGGCATCTGTTTTCTACACCATGGTCATTCCCATGCTGAACCCTCTTGTATATAGCctgagaaataaagaagtcaagaatgcATTCAAGAAGGTTGCTGGAAAAGCAGTGCTTTCACTGGGATTAGTCAATTAACTGTAAAGTCTATTGTAGTTCTGGGAAtattctttatatgtattttctGTGTATTCCTTTTGGATTCAGACAATATACAGCTAATGTTGGATCATGGAAATTGGGGACATAGAaattggggatagcattggaaatgtaaatgaggaaaatacctaataaaaagtatttaaaaaaaaaagaaaatttcaggtTTGCCTATAATACCAGTGTCCAGGCTAGTCCCCAGAAAGGAGTATTcatataaaacatttttgttaCTGCATAGAATCTAGAGATGACACTTTATTAAGAAGTGGAGCATCATCTCCAGCCTCCCACTGCACTATAACTGTTCAGGAGGGAATTTAAGAACCACTGTgttctctgcatctccatggctggtTTCAAACATCATAACCTAACATCAAGGATTCAAAATAGGACAGGAGAGTGGTTTTACGTTACTGATACACAATAGTCTTTaatcacatagaaaaaaaatctaatgttaAAGATGTTCTTCTAAGATTGTGTAGTAGCTGTGCCACACATTCTGCTAACACTAGCATTTCATAAATTAAAAGAACCTGCAATTTTGCACTCGATTTATTTCAGCAAATGCCTGGTCAGTGTAAAATCAGATGCTAAATCATTAATATTAAAGAtgttttctcaaacaaacaaacaaacaaacaaaaaagaaattggggactttattttaaaaatatatactgtaatCCTAGATATTAGAATACCCAATACTGCCCTGCACTTCATGTGTTATCTGCTGTTTAGTAAATATTTCCTCTGAATTGTGATATTGTATGCTTGAGAGATTCAGGAGATTATAAGACTAAAGATGTAAATAAAATTACAATGCTCAGACGTGTCAAAAATTTAAGATTCAGGATGCCAATGAAACTTACTAGGTTCCTGAGCTCAGAACTTTATAAGAGTCACATAGGCTAGTCCATAGAACCATAATAGCACACTAATGCCAGAGAGGAGTCTCTCAAACCACACTTCCTGAACATTGCTTATTGGGATATAGCAATTCATATTTTTCCTGAGTAGCCACCCATTCTGGATGGACTTTCTAacaatgcatctctctctctcagatataCTCATTTTCTTACACGTAGCTCCTTACCCATACCATGTCATAACCATGACAAAACTTATTGTTTCAGCAAGAGAGACTTGCATCAAATTGTTTTATCTCTATGTTGTTGGCATGCTCTCTAGGTTGACTAGACATTTCTGTACATCTTATTCACAAAACAGCGACTTTTATAGCAAACTATGactaggtagataaatagatcaACAGATACCAGAGTTATAGTgtaattttttacattttatttgtttcttgaaagctCCAAACAATATTTTGCAATATTCACCCCCTTTCAATTAACATTCCCTCCATTTATACCCATCTACTTTTAAGTATATTTGTTTTCTCTGATTAAGATCAAATTTATGATTCTCAAATGATCTTTGATGTATGATCTTCTATGGAAGTATGGTCAACCTAACAGTGGTTATACtgttaaaaaatcaataataacaacaatcaaaattccaaccaaacaaaaaaaatgcttCACTTATCCCAGCAGCTATTGACTGGTAATACCTTTATTGATAGTGGTTTCTGAAGTTTCCAGTTTGTTAATAAGATTTTGAATCCCACCTTCATTTTCACTTCATTCACTTCAATAGATGCATCTCTATATTGAAACCATTTTCAAATTCTATAATCTCTTTTTTTCAGTTTACTCagccatacattttttttcttgggcATCACTAAGGTATTTATTACTAATCACATTAAGTTTACTGAGCTAATTGTTCATGTTTTAAGGCAATATCTTTAATCTTTTGATAaagttaattattattatttcaagttCTGTGTACTGGGGTTCATCTAGGTTATTTCTAGACAATTTTTTGAACCTTGCATTTTAGGGGAAATGTACAGTTTTGGCCATACACATTGTATaaatttgtgcatgtatgtgtgtgtgcatatgtgtgtgtgtgtgtgtgtgtgtgtgtgagagagagagagagagagagagagacagagacagagacagagacagagagagagagacacacagagagagacagagagagacacacagagacagagacagacagaagacacagaaacacagagagagacacagagattgGCTATGATGAGTTCTA
This genomic stretch from Mus musculus strain C57BL/6J chromosome 19, GRCm38.p6 C57BL/6J harbors:
- the Olfr1487 gene encoding olfactory receptor 1487 — protein: MIQNISELSEFILVGLTDAPFLQIPLFIIFTLIYLTTLFGNLGMILLILLDSRLHTPMYFFLSNLSLVDCVYASAVTPKVMEGFLTGNKIISYNACAAQMFFFAAFATVESFMLASMAYDRHAAVCKPLHYSTTMTTTICVLLLAGSYVSGLLQSSIHVSFTFQLSFCHSNVVNHFFCDIPPLLALSCSSIHTNEIILFMLAAFNVAFTLLVILSSYLLIFVAILRMRSAESRKKAISTCASHLTTVSIFYGTIIFMYLQPSSNHSMDTDKMASVFYTMVIPMLNPLVYSLRNKEVKNAFKKVAGKAVLSLGLVN